Genomic DNA from Kluyveromyces lactis strain NRRL Y-1140 chromosome C complete sequence:
agaattgaaaataataagTATAATTTTGCTTCATCTTGCAACGGTAACTGAAGTTGTAGGAGAGCCTGCTCTTTTCGGTATCTTGCTAACAGAAGAGGGAGACAACGACATTGTATCTGACTCTTCCATAGGTCTGCCAGATGATCGTCTCCTTCTTGAACCACACATAATAGAGGATGCTCTGCGTGGTAAAGATTCGATACCTGTAGATAAATTCGGAGTTAACATTGTGCTGCCAGTTCTCAAAGTGGGGGAGTAACCTTCCATGAAATCAATTTCGTTTTTTGTAACTGAGTTACGTTTCCGTTGCAATTCTGGTGTTAAGTTATCCAGCAGTTgtgatgacgaagatggTCGTCTTGAATTTGCCGCACTAGAAGTACCTGTTATGTTACCCATTCCAACGCCCAGTAAGCCTGACGTCGACTGTTGTTGTGACGACAATTGTAACTGACTTAAGGACGAAGAGCTCGAGGAATTCGGTCTGGATGCCGACACTGGGTCGAGACTCATTGAAACGTCCGAATTATGCAGATTACTTGAcaattggttcaaagaCCGCCTCAACCGTACGTTCTCCTCTCTCAACAAATCtatctctttcaacagtCTCATCACCATCGcatcttgttctttttccatttgatTGATAATCTCCTCGCTTGACAAGCGTCTACCAGAATGATGAGGAGGATGGAATGATCCAGGAGATGGTGGTGTACTATAAGCCGATGATTGTGACCCACGCTTAGTCCGCTTTGCAGTCTTGCCAGGGGAGGGAACCCTAAAAAAAGGCTTCTTCCTGAAGTCATCTTCTGATTCACTATCAGTAACAACAGCAATGGTATCTTGTGGTCTCATACCTTTTTGATCTGGTTTCTTCAATCCTAAAAACTTATTCTCACTTAACTCCGTACTCAACTGTGGTCTGTTCATATTCATCTTTGACAATCTCTTAAGAATAGTTCAACCTTTTGTAATTTTCAGATTTGTTTTTTAAACTTCTCGAGAAATCGCTACCACAATATTAATGATCTCTCTCTTTCTAACGTCTTTTTATCCTATTGCCTTTAGTTTCTAACTAACTTCTCCTTTTAACTAATTTGTCTTGTCTTCACGTCTTGCACTATCCAAATCGTTATCTATATGTGAATGACTTAAGGGGACAAAGGATTAATCagcttttttcttttttcctctttggtcttttttttttatctttccTACTGTATTACAAAGATCAAACACAAGCTTACAAAAACTAACAATAATACGTATATACACATATCAGTAATTATTaatgatatatatacattgGGCATATAAAGTGAAAAACGTGCAACTAAATGTTTCTCATAAACAATGGGAATTAGCAGGATACTTTTATACTGCATGGTTGATCGTATCAGGCACATCAATTCAACATTAGCTCAACATCAGGACACATTTCCAATGCTTTGATCTAAGCCTAATAGTTGTCATTGACGAAACCATTACTCTTACTTTTCCTGTATAGCTGTCATCTTTACGctttttgttcttgatttttCCATAGTAACTGATGGATTTTTCTTAGTTTCATTCAACAGAAGTGATATCTTATACGAAGCGTGACAGAAAGCTGTCACAAAGGTTAGGAATTACAGAGTCAATTGAGAgcattttccttttttttcttcttccgtTGAGACTACGAATTTACGTTGAGACTTTGATAGGGTTCGGCCTGTTGAGAGATTTGTAAGTAATAACGAGGCTTAATATTTTTAGTTAACATTTTTCTTGTATGCAGGTAAGGCTTACAAAGACCAggtcattttttttttttttttttttggtttattTTTGGTCTTGGTCTTAGTTTTCGTGGAAACTCTTAGAGTCAGCCGGGGGTGAGTAGTTGGCAGGGATGTGGCTCGTTCAAGGATGCTGTGAAAGACGGAATGTTGATTGTCATTCAAAACCTAAATTTTGGACGGTCCTTGTTCTAGTAGAAGGGGGATTGTAGGATGGGATTATCATTATAATACATTTAGAAACGTTATGGGTCAATTCTAGGCCTTATACAGTATTTAGTTAGAAGTAGTACCCGTTGTTACGGTCAGTGAGCGgtgtttgattttttttcagttttgagaagaagattatcTCCGTATTCATTGAGTGTTTATCCAGCCTGTGAGATGAGGTGGATGTGGGGTGGGGGTGTGGGTGTGGGTAGATGAACTCCGAATTCAACAGTTATTGTAATTTCCCACTTCTTGTTCTGTTATTTGTCTTACCTCTGGTTCACGTGACCATTACTGTACACATTTGGATCATGGTTGGGGTCGATGTCAGGTACTGAAAGGGAAGGGTTTAGGTTTAGGACGTTGCTTGCTGCCGAGACGGCAGCAGCGGCGGCcgcagcagcagcagcagcattGTTGGAACCATCATTTTGGTCACTTTGAGTACTCTCCGTATCATCGGTCCTTGAATGCTGGATATCCAAGTATCTAACAACTTTTTTGAGTAGCGCGTCGTGACTTTCCAACATCTTGGTTAACTTCTCAACgttttcatttattttgTTCAAAGTTTTGTTGGTAATATCATCTGTGGGTGAAGAAGTACCGCTAAATTTCCGTTTCCTTATCAGATTTGATGAGCTGAGACGATGTAGATCGTTGTGAATACGTTGTTGCTGCGGATTGTGGTGGTTATGGTGGTAGAAATGGCTCGAGGACGACAAGGAATTGTTTCTGATGCCAATTTTATTGCTGTTAGATACCATCGCGTGTGAGTCCTCGTCGCTGCTGTTACCGGTGATATTACCATCATCGATTTCAAGAGGCTCCATGAGACTTAACCTTTTCCGATTTGAGCTATCCCTTTGTTTAGCAGCCTCCAACGCAGTGTTGTATTCTGATATTATCTGTTTGACATTTTCTGGCAACATCTCCCCTTGAGTCTTGAAAGTGTACACTATTTGATCCATCCGCTTACGCATGTGTTTGGGATCGGAAAAGGGGAATCCAGTCCTTTCCTTGAATAGCAAATACGCCTTGGAGTAATTTACATGGTTGGAGCTGTTCAATTGATCGATAAATATTTGCATCAATTCACAGTCTCTATCTGAATTGATATTAAACCAGTCACGTGCAATGAATCTTCTATCATTCTTTGAAGCGATACTGCCATTAGTCTGGTTGTGATGATGCATGCTTCCATTCTGCTGGTCATGTCCCGATAACCTTTTTCCAGATTCCTCATTTGTAACTCTACCACCTGAAACGCCAACAGCGGTATCTTCAGAAGGAATCCCAGTTAAACCAGAATCAATCTCAAATGCACTAGCGTCCATTATTAGTCGTAGtatttgatagaaaataagaaaagTTCTGACAGTACtgcagaaacagaaataaCCCAGATAGTAAGTATGTATCGATCTTCCTTTCAATATATGTCACTTATCTTAGTTGCTAGctttcatcaatatttCTCAACCTTAATgtatttcatcaaaagtaAATAATAACGAGACAAGCCTATGAATCTTGTTTCTGGTTCTTTGTTCCCAAAAATTAATTTCTCGCCTccaaaaactgaaaaaaaaaagagtcAGGTTCCttgatattcaaagaagctgCACTCATTGCCCCCGCTAAAGCGGTTACCCGAAAGTGTTCTTTTAACATGCTGGGGTTTTTGAGAACAACTGTAAGTACCGCTGGTTCGTTGGTCTCAATCCAGAAGGAACTGTTCTAACCATATCCTTGTCCTATACTACAGTTACGGCAAAgtcctttttttttgattatttatatttatttagTACAGTGTTAATTGGTATTGAACCATTTTCGAAGGAGATATGCTAATCAGTAAACAAGTCACAAAAAACTTACTATATCAGCACAGCTTTCGATTTGTCCATCATGACGTTTCCAGAGTTTTCGGGATTTGGTGGACTCCAAGCTAGATTGtattttattcaacaatggAGAAGGAGTTTGCGGGTCTTTGCAATTGTGCTGTAGTTTTGTCACTACATAATTCACCCATACCAAATTTGTCTTTGGATGGAACAATGGCCAGCTGTCTACGGTCATAGATTGTCTGAGCCATTGAAGCACTGTGTTGTAATCCTTACggaattcaaagaataacGGATGGTCGAGTCTTGTAAACAATACCTGCGATCCATATTTTACCCTGGACAATTTGTAATCCACCAGTGTTATATTTTTAGAAGAGTCGATCAAAACGTGATCCAATGTCAACAGCCTATGTTCGAATTGGAACTTCGTTTCAGCTACGTATAGGATTCTTATGCATTGAGTGATTATATCCTTAATTTCTGTGACACTGAATTTCCGATGTTCATTTGATATGAGTTGATTCAAACTTTTCCCGTGGTTTTTCATGTGGTATACCAAAAACAAAGTTTGATCATCTTCCCTTCTGATAATTTTAACATCCAGTACGTTGACAAAACCTGGTGTTCCGTTCATGAGCATGGTCAATTGCAATTCTTGTAGCCTCATCTGTCTTGTCATTTTGCACTCTCTGTCATCGTTGTCCAAAGGAACGATTTTATAAATGGTATAATCATTGGAATCAATATAGATGTAATGATCCAATTGTCTTAGATGCGGTGAATTGGTAAAAGGTAGAATCTCTTTCACAGTGCATAAATCCAGCATTTGCTGCAACACAGAttcatcatattcatcAGTTTCCGCAATAATGACGGAGCCTCCCAATATATTACTATTGATAGAGATCAAGGAGCTTGAATGTCTTAGTTTGGTCCTAATCTTATCTCTGGAAACTTGATCAGGGATTGGCAATGAGATCTGTGGGGCCGACGAATCGTTGGATGCTATACTGGAATTTCTTCTGCTAtgcaatttcttcaaagatggATGCGAACTTTTCtgcttcaaagaagaatgcGAGCTTTTGTGctgcaaagaagaatgtgatcttcttgatttcaaatcttgaGTTGGCTCTGATTGGCCCATCATAGAGTTTTGGAAGATCGATTTTCTAAGATCTGAAAGAGATGATTTGTTACGCATTGATATATTGGAGTCTTGCATGAAACGGGAATCCTGTGGGCAATcctgttttcttttccaaaacTTCCACCTAGTACCCATAGATGAGTTACTTTGTTGCGAAAACATACTCATGTTATCCATAGATGGTGACATTGGTATTGTGCTAAATCTTTGTTCGCGTTTGTTGTTCTGATTAATTGGTTTTAATGGAATCCTAGCAGAAGGAGTGGGTTGTGCCTTAGCAGAAACAGTAAAAGAACTAGCCAACGTTGTGGATTGTCCTCTCTTATGAGCCAACATGACCCCTGAATTTTCTTTATCCTCATCTTTCAACGCTATCTTGTTAAACATTGATCTCAGTGACGCACCGGTGCTGGATCGTTTTAATttgtttgttgaagattgTTTGCTCAGTGACTGTACACTGGACCTTTTCGAAGAAGATTCGGTGCTAACAACGGATAACcgtttgtttgattttgtaTCGCTAACAAATGATAAAGTAGACCACCTTTTTTTACTGGAACTATTAGTTGAAATAAAGGACCACCGCTTCTTCTCATCCTTATGTGGTCTAATGTTACCAGCACTATTACCGTTACTTGTTGCAAGTGGTGGTTCGATGCCGGAAGTTGATGCTACGCTAACTGAGTCCCCTTTCCCTGTCTCTTCTTGGCCAGTTGTTATGGAAGCATGCTCTAAAGTTGGTGCAACGGCTGCACTTTGTGAAACGCGTTCAGTGTCTACATCAGCCACAAACCCAATGTTACTCTCATGGAATGAATCGACAGATGAATTGTAATCGTCCTCATGGTCAGAAACTTCAAGGGCAATGAATCGTTTCGCAGATTCTCCAATGCTATACTCATCGAATGAAGTCTCAAAATCCATTCTTGCTACCTCAACTACCATCGTCCTGTCCCTCGATTACACACTGTAGCAGTACTCTACCTGTTTATATCAAACAACAAATCCTTAAATGATGCAGATCTATAGTTCTATCTTGGCTGACCCTACAAAATCCTTGCATATATATCTCAGAGAATTTTGAGACTTCGAAAGATTACAACTAAATTAATTTCTTGGGAAAGCTGCTTTGTTCCTGTTTGTTGTGGTTTCCCGGTTTGTTTGGTAAACAAAGcgaaaaaataaaaaggaaCACACTTCGGATTTTTCGTGAAGTCTGAGTCACGTGGTATAATCACGTGACGTTATGTCTTATTGTTCCGGCAAAAGACTCAAATCTGGAACGTCTCATCATGTATCCGTACGAAGGCagcgatgatgatgatgatgattaACATAAGGTTCAATGGATAATAAACGGTTTGTTCCGTTCAGTTGAGTCAGTGAGCTTCTAAAGATAGTGGTTATATACTAATGGCTAGTGACAGTGATAGCGATAGTGATTTCGGTGATTTCGGTGAAGGTACAGTCactattgaagaaactgcACCTTCTACCAATAAAGATGAACATACTAAAGAAGGTACAGCAGATGCCAATGCAGAGAGTGAACCCCAACAAGCATTTACTGCCGTTGAAGTGTTATTCGATTGTATGAGGAAGATATTGGCAGCTAAGGAAAGAGGTATTGAAATACGAGATAAGAACGTTCTCTTCCAAGaccttttgaagaatgaaaagacTAGGAAAGTGTACGATGCCCTATTTCCGAACGGCAAGCCGCTTCCGCCTGTTCAATGGCGTAGAGAACCACTTCAGAAGCTTCTAAGACAGACTTTGAACATTGACGAGccacaagaagaagaagtagaggaaaaagaagagtatGTAATACAGGACTTATTATACTTGAAGCTAGAGGAAGACCAAGATCAGAAATCCTTAGAACAATTGGGATATAAGAAACTCAATGCAGAAGGTGTACCAGATGCAGATTTGTCGCAGCTTCTCTCTTATCAAGACTTTCAAACTATCCCTGGAAATGAATTGCCGGTGATTCATGATCAATTAATAGATGCCATTGAGACTGTATTGCTTGATTTGGAAAGTTTACAGAATGAAGAACAGGAACTATTAAAGGATAAGGCCACATATGAGGAATTGATTACAAATTTGGTAGGTCATACTCAAAGAATACGAAGAGAGGAAATTGCAGAATACCAGAGAAAGCACAAATCCAAATctaaaaagaaattttaaCGATAACTATCTTCCTGATGTTATTTACTTCTTTGAGAAATGTTAGGAATTGTATATATCTATATCtgtaatatatatatgtttaACTTTATCAACGAAGGCGTTATCCTTTAATTTAGTTGTATGATTTGTTATTTGTTTTCAGTTTACAGAAAGACCAAGTGAAATGCCTATACTCTTAGTTCTAATTCTGGTTTCTTCACTAATCTCTTTTTCACTCCACTTTGTAAGTTTCTGTCAAATTTGGCAGCTTCGCCATGATCTCTGCCTAAGGAATCTGGAGATTTCAGCTTGTAAATTCTGACCAACAAGATTTCAGAAGTGAatacttcttcaaagtaGTCAAGAGGGCCAACTTCATTGTTAGTGATCTTTTGGTTACGGGTTCTATCATGACCTACACCATTTGGATATATAGATGGGAAATCATGGTACGATAGCTTGTACATTAAGCTATCTTTCATTGTCTTTGTGGCGTCGGCATCAACACGGTATTCACCTCTGCCTGTGAAGAAATTACGCTCTTTCACTTCATCTGGCCAAATGCCTTCAGAGATTCTGACCATCCATAAGAATTTATTAAGATCGTCACCACTATACCCTAGAGCACCACCGAACACAACCAACACATAATCAACGTCATGAGCCTTCAAAATTTCGTAAGCTTTCTCTTCTGGAGACGACATTGCCTTACCAACAATAGCAATGTGGGTGTTATTCCAAGTGTTATTATCAACTAGAGTGGTTCTATCAGCCATACCACCGATTTGATAACCATAATCCCACCAAGCTGCAACTTTGGCATCTTCAGCAGTATTCATACGTAGCCAGTAATATGCTTCTCTAAAGTCGTCAATTAAAGCAACCGATCCGTCTGGATTTTGAGATGGCATGACCACAGATGGGGAAGAGTAGAAGTTGGATGTCACGTAAGTACAGTGATAAACAAAGAGGAATAAGTACATCAAAAAGGTGGATGATACAACGGCCTTAGCAGTAATGTCAAACCAACGCGCTTTAGAAGACGGTTCATAATCCACAACCAATTCAGCTTCATAgtcatcatcttcttgttctaaATCAgatgtttcctttttctcCTTATCGAGTTTAACTGACTTCACGTCTTTGGGAGATTTGGTAGAAAGTGCGACAGAGAAATCCAAATAAATGTCAAATAGTTTAGAAATTGCAATCGCACCAGTGACACAGATAATCGGAGTCAATGTCAACATTAATCTGATCATCACACCAGCGAAGTATGAGCATAAAACAGAGTAAGCCAGTACGAATACATGTTCATCCTTTAGTTCTaggaacaacaagaagacACCAGCTGGGAACAAccaaatcaaaaattggttatcaaagaaaaaggagGGCCATGCAGGAGGCTGGTGTTCAGACACAGATGCAATGATAGGTATATGAATTTTGGCATAATTAGTGTCCCATAGAGAGTAGAATCTACCTGTCCATGGTGCAATGTAACCCATGTAAGTTAAAAAGAACAGGCCTGAAATACCAATAGAAATAATCAATCCTAATGAAATGAACATAACAACCTTGAATCTTTCACCTGAAACTTGAGATTTGATGTAGTCACCTAGTGCAACAATTTGGATTAAACCAAAAACACCCAATGCAGCCATGTGATCGTTAGATCTAATTGGCAAAAATCCCACGAAAGGAATTTGCATTGAAGCTAAAGTACCAATTGCGTACCATGTAGTATAAGCAGAATATAGTTTCGATTGGTAGCGTCCcatcaagatcaaaatgaaaacatgTAGTGGTATTAAGTTTGTAATAAATACGTAACCACCCCAGGCTGATACCATGTAGAAGTAGAACAAAGCTGCTAACATGGAGTACAATATAGAACCTGTCTTCTGAGCTTTGATCCAGAACATAAACGTTACCATTAGTAAGGTGATGGCAATGGCTTCATTGTCGTAAGAACCGGCCACAGATCTAGAAATGTACCCAGGGGCAATTGCCATAAAAGCTGCTGCTAATAACCCTGCACTagaatctttcaattctttagTAAACTCGTACGTGGCCCAAGCGGTGAATCCTGAGAATGCAGGTGCGAACAACACACAAATGTTACGAATATCAATTGGCAAACCAATCTTACGAAGTATATGCCAAATTGCACCAGAAGTTGTCATCAAACCAGGATACAAAGTACCACCGGTAACTCTGCCGAGGGGATACCATGTCCTATCGTCAAACCAGTTCAAAAACTCATAAAATGAATGACTGACTAGATATTTGGTGGCTCTGAAATTAAACCATGGATCGAACTCGTGGATAATAGACTCAAATCTAATCACTGAGAACAAACGTGAAGAGATTGCCACACCAAAGATAGCAATAAAGATTAGGGCCTTGAGTACTGTTTGGAAACCCTCCAATGCTAGAAGCGTGGATTGTTTCATACTGTAAACAAAGTTCCCACtatttatatattttgATTGGAATGTTCTCAATCAACTCTCCGTCTGCGTTTCAAAACACTCTTCTATTTCTTAGGTTCGTTGCAACTCTGTTCTTAAACCAATACGTTGTCATTTACCGAGCCATCTTTAATATTTCTCTGcagttttattttgttttattttggGCCAATATTGCAGGGACAGATCGCTTTAACGTGGCAGGAAATGAAAAACTATGGGGTGTCTAGGTGTAAAACAACCACTTCATGAGTATACATGTCAATATGTTTActatctatatatatatatatatatctgaGTGTATGATTCAGTACATTAGCTCTGGACAATACTTCTCAGCTGTTCTGTTTGTTTCAGCAAAGAATCTAAGTACGAATCCTCAATTTCCTCGAGACTTTGTCCTAATTCATCTGCCATCTCGGTCAATGAATCATGTAAGAGCTTCAAGTACTCGTAATTGGGTCCGCTAGGCCCCAGGTTATGTGATATCACTTTTGCAGTGACATTAATATCCTCTGGGCCGATGAAGGCCTCGTTATCCGAAGTTCCAATGTAAACCAGCGAATCTAAAATATGTTTGCCCGTTGTTTCATGGACGGGAAGTTTATGTAATAGTGCTTGTAACTCCAGTGGCTCGCTTTTTGGGGGTTGCAAATGTATGAAAATTCTATGCGCAGTATATCCGTTCTTTTCACGCACGTCTAGATGTTCCGTCACGAATTGAGCATGTTCTGGTGGGATATAATAAGCTACTGCTAAAAGTTTTAAGTCATCCTGTTTGGCTACGACCTTAGAATTCCAGGTTCGCAgatccttttcaaattcagcATTATTCGTGATACCATCAAATGGGATCAAAGTCGCAACTCTACCTGGTGAATCTGGTGTACCCCTATGGTCTATACTCGATTGccaaaatcttcttttgaaccCATATACAATTCCGTTGACTTTATATTTCCAGTGAGGTGGAGGTTTGTAAATTAAAGACCCATATCCAACCACCCAAATCCCTTCTGAGCCCTTAGTCATACCTTTTAAAATCACTTAGATACGTGGTCGTGCTGACGCTTTGTGAGGGTGCTATCTTATTCTCTTTATTGTAGCTAGGTGTCACTGAGGTCTGACTAAATTCTTTCCGAACCGAATATTTTTGTATGTCCCACATGACTGATGGATAAGGAAGGAAAAGATCTTGAGAAAGGTATAAAAGGTTGTTTACAATAAATAGAGGCATTGATGACTTGAATGCATTATATACTATTACAAAATTAAGTAGGCGTGCTAGAATGAAGAATTCACAATGACATCTTCGCCAAACCAATAGCAGAATCGCGGGGTTTAGCACCACCAATGAATCCTGCAGCGTGAATAAAGACACAGCCTGATAAGCCACTCTTTTCACTTAGCTCTTCATCTCTTAAGCCACGTAGTGGCTCTGGTAGACCCTTACGGAAATCGAAGGAGGTTGAAGTTATTGGGACCGTAGAAACTCTGTAAGAACCAGATGTATCTGGGAAAATAACGAACTCTATGGTATTTTCGATATTCATTTCACGTTCCACTTGGAATAAATGTTCTTTCCATGGGCAGAATTCAGCCAATTCAATAATCTTACCACTTGCATCAATGTTAAATCTGTTCTTGACAGCATCGATGACTAGAGTCTTGGCTGGCAACCACGAGTTGATGTACCCACTGacaagatcaaagaacaCAGTACCGATGTAACCAGAAGCCTTTAAAAATTGGTTGTAGTAAGTCTCGTCAGAACTCTCTTTATTCCATTCTGGATTGAATCTGCTGATGATACTTGGCAAAGTGATTGCCTTGGCACTGAATCTTGGCTCAACATCGGTATCGAATTGGTCGATACCGTTATCGTTGGCATCCAAACTTTCGATAAACTGGCTGTAGACTCTATCGTATAGCAATTCAACTTGATCTTCATTCAACCCAGGACCAAGTTCTTTAATTATCTCCTTACCGAAATGCTTATAAACCAAACCCGCACTGGATAGCTTGGTCTTATACTTGTCATTGAAAGTCTCCGAGAAGCCtctttgatgatgatcGAAAAACTTGACACCGTTATCGTATTTACCaccaacatcaacaacaatatCGCTAGCTTCCCAGTCTTCTGGGTTTCTAGATCTGACTATCTTGCTGTCTTTCCATTGTGGTAACAGACGTAGCATGTACACGGCCAATGCTTCATCAGCATGGAATGAACCAGAATGGGTACAAATTTGTTTCAAGGACATTtttgctttcttcaatggttGTGAGACACTCATATAAGCTCAATGTTACTTAAAGTAATATCAATGATACTGTAAAATTATTATTTGAGGCAGAGAAATCTCCAAAGGATAATACTTCTTGTTCCATCCCAGTCCATCTCatttcatctcatcgcatcttTTTGGATTTCATTCTCAGTATTCTTCCAAATACtgacaaaagaaatatgaaaagaGATGGGCCATGCGACACTGTAGAGCCAGAGAGTTTGCATACTGGATCCTGATTCCGGATTGCATTGAATAATTCGCACACTGCGACGGCTACCAGACGGGCATTCACACTATTCATGCCGGTGGATTGCTATATATAGCACATAAATATCGAATCGTTTTTATTATCACGTGTATGATCCGGGTAATAGAATTTCGATATTCTGTTCTGCTTTGGACAATTAATGCTGGTATgatttggaacaattgtAAGTATGAATGCCAGACAATAAGATGAGAAGATGGACGGGAAGCAAGACAAGGATAACGAACAGCGATAGTCCCAGTTGGTACAATCAAAATGAGATGGAGACTACCATTCAAGTATACCCGCGCACAACTTGAAGTGTTCAGATTCGGGTTCTGTCTTTTGGCACCTGTTGCTGTGATGTACTATATCGGTACAG
This window encodes:
- the GCG1 gene encoding gamma-glutamylcyclotransferase (similar to uniprot|P32656 Saccharomyces cerevisiae YER163C Hypothetical ORF), which translates into the protein MTKGSEGIWVVGYGSLIYKPPPHWKYKVNGIVYGFKRRFWQSSIDHRGTPDSPGRVATLIPFDGITNNAEFEKDLRTWNSKVVAKQDDLKLLAVAYYIPPEHAQFVTEHLDVREKNGYTAHRIFIHLQPPKSEPLELQALLHKLPVHETTGKHILDSLVYIGTSDNEAFIGPEDINVTAKVISHNLGPSGPNYEYLKLLHDSLTEMADELGQSLEEIEDSYLDSLLKQTEQLRSIVQS
- the MYG1 gene encoding Myg1p (highly similar to uniprot|P40093 Saccharomyces cerevisiae YER156C Hypothetical ORF), with protein sequence MSVSQPLKKAKMSLKQICTHSGSFHADEALAVYMLRLLPQWKDSKIVRSRNPEDWEASDIVVDVGGKYDNGVKFFDHHQRGFSETFNDKYKTKLSSAGLVYKHFGKEIIKELGPGLNEDQVELLYDRVYSQFIESLDANDNGIDQFDTDVEPRFSAKAITLPSIISRFNPEWNKESSDETYYNQFLKASGYIGTVFFDLVSGYINSWLPAKTLVIDAVKNRFNIDASGKIIELAEFCPWKEHLFQVEREMNIENTIEFVIFPDTSGSYRVSTVPITSTSFDFRKGLPEPLRGLRDEELSEKSGLSGCVFIHAAGFIGGAKPRDSAIGLAKMSL